One part of the Arabidopsis thaliana chromosome 4, partial sequence genome encodes these proteins:
- the ABCG42 gene encoding ABC-2 and Plant PDR ABC-type transporter family protein — MTMSQTDGVEFASRNTNENGHDDDDQLRSQWVAIERSPTFERITTALFCKRDEKGKKSQRRVMDVSKLDDLDRRLFIDDLIRHVENDNHVLLQKIRKRIDEVGIDLPKIEARFSDLFVEAECEVVYGKPIPTLWNAISSKLSRFMCSNQAKKISILKGVSGIIRPKSCGKTTLLLALSGRLDPSLKTRGDISYNGHLFSEFVPEKTSSYVSQNDLHIPELSVRETLDFSGCFQGTGSRLEMTKEISRREKLKGIVPDPDIDAYMKAASIEGSKTNLQTDYILKILGLTICADTRVGDASRPGISGGQKRRLTTGEMIVGPIKTLFMDEISNGLDSSTTFQILSCLQQFARLSEGTILVSLLQPAPETFELFDDLILMGEGKIIYHGPRDFVCSFFEDCGFKCPNRKSVAEFLQEVISRKDQEQYWCHIEKTYCYVSIESFIEKFKKSDLGLELQDRLSKTYDKSQTQKDGLCFRKYSLSNWDMLKACSRREFLLMKRNSFVYVFKSGLLIFIGFIAMTVYLRTGSTRDSLHANYLMGSLFFSLFKLLADGLPELTLTISRIAVFCKQKELYFYPAWAYAIPSAILKIPISFLESFLWTMLTYYVIGYSPEMGRFIRQFLILFALHLSCISMFRAIAAVFRDFVVATTVGSISIVLLSVFGGFIVRKPSMPSWLEWGFWLSPLSYAEIGLTANEFFAPRWGKITSENRTLGEQVLDARGLNFGNQSYWNAFGALIGFTLFFNTVFALALTFLKTSQRSRVIVSHEKNTQSSENDSKIASRFKNALPFEPLTFTFQDVQYIIETPQGKKLQLLSGVTGAFKPGVLTALMGVSGAGKTTLLDVLSGRKTFGDIKGQIEVGGYVKVQDTFSRVSGYCEQFDIHSPNLTVQESLKYSAWLRLTSNISSETKCAIVNEVLETIELEEIKDSIVGIPGISGLTTEQRKRLTIAVELVSNPSIIFMDEPTTGLDARAAAIVMRAVKNIAETGRTVVCTIHQPSIDIFEAFDELILMKNGGKIIYYGPLGQHSSKVIEYFMRIHGVPKLKENSNPATWILDITSKSSEDKLGVDLAQMYEESTLFKENKMVIEQTRCTSLGSERLILSSRYAQTSWEQFKACLWKQHLSYWRNPSYNLTRIIFMSFTCMLCGILFWQKAKEINNQQDLFNVFGSMFTVVLFSGINNCSTVLFSVATERNVFYRERFSRMYNSWAYSLAQVLVEIPYSLFQSIVYVIIVYPMVGYHWSVFKVFWSFYSIFCTLLIFNYFGMLLVVVTPNVHIAFTLRSSFYAIVNLFAGYVMPKPNIPRWWIWMYYLSPTSWVLNGLLTSQYGDMEKEILAFGEKKKVSDFLEDYFGYRYDSLALVAVVLIAFPILLASLFAFFIGKLNFQKK; from the exons ATGACAATGTCTCAAACAGATGGAGTTGAGTTTGCTTCTAGGAACACTAATGAAAATGggcatgatgatgatgatcagcTTCGGTCTCAATGGGTTGCTATTGAGAGATCACCAACATTTGAAAGAATCACTACTGCTTTGTTCTGcaaaagagatgaaaaagggaagaaaagCCAGAGGCGAGTCATGGATGTTTCTAAACTTGATGATCTTGATAGACGCCTGTTTATTGATGATCTCATCAGACATGTTGAGAATGATAATCATGTCTTATTGCAAAAGATTAGGAAAAGAATTGACGA GGTTGGGATTGATTTACCAAAGATTGAAGCGAGGTTCAGTGATCTTTTCGTCGAAGCAGAGTGTGAGGTTGTTTACGGAAAGCCTATCCCAACTCTTTGGAATGCTATTTCAAGCAAACTATCT AGATTCATGTGTTCAAATCAAGCAAAGAAGATCAGCATCTTGAAAGGTGTCAGTGGCATCATAAGGCCTAAAAG CTGTGGTAAAACCACTCTACTACTCGCATTATCTGGAAGACTCGACCCTTCTTTAAAG ACTAGAGGAGACATTAGTTACAACGGTCACTTATTTTCGGAGTTTGTTCCTGAGAAAACATCGAGTTACGTAAGTCAGAACGATCTGCATATTCCAGAGCTTAGTGTAAGAGAGACACTCGATTTTTCGGGATGTTTTCAAGGCACGGGAAGCCGTTTAG AAATGACGAAAGAGATTAGTAGAAGGGAGAAACTGAAAGGGATTGTACCAGATCCTGATATAGATGCATACATGAAG GCAGCTTCTATTGAGggttcaaaaacaaatctgcaAACCGACTATATCTTAAAA ATCCTAGGACTCACTATCTGTGCAGATACACGTGTTGGAGATGCTTCGAGACCAGGAATATCTGGTGGCCAAAAGAGAAGATTAACTACAG GTGAGATGATTGTAGGTCCAATCAAAACTCTGTTCATGGATGAAATCTCGAATGGTTTGGATAGCTCAACTACATTCCAGATTCTATCATGTCTCCAACAGTTTGCACGTCTATCTGAAGGAACCATACTGGTTTCACTGCTTCAGCCTGCACCAGAAACGTTTGAGCTTTTCGACGATTTGATTCTTATGGGAGAAGGAAAGATAATCTATCACGGTCCACGGGATTTTGTATGTAGTTTCTTTGAGGATTGTGGATTTAAATGTCCAAACAGGAAATCTGTTGCTGAATTCCTTCAGGAG GTTATCTCAAGGAAAGATCAAGAACAATATTGGTGTCACATagaaaaaacatattgttATGTCTCTATTGAGTCATTTAttgagaaatttaaaaaatctgaTCTTGGGCTAGAACTACAAGACAGACTCTCCAAGACATATGACAAGTCTCAGACTCAAAAGGATGGATTGTGCTTTAGAAAATACTCACTTAGTAACTGGGATATGCTTAAAGCTTGCTCAAGGAGAGAATTTCTTCTGATGAAACGTAACTCTTTCGTTTACGTATTCAAATCTGGACTT TTAATTTTCATTGGATTCATTGCAATGACTGTTTATCTACGGACTGGGTCTACAAGAGATTCTCTTCATGCTAATTATCTTATGggttctttgttcttctctctctttaaacTTCTTGCTGATGGACTTCCAGAACTCACATTGACAATCTCGAGAATTGCCGTGTTCTGCAAGCAAAAGGAGCTATACTTTTATCCTGCTTGGGCATATGCAATTCCTTCTGCTATTTTGAAGATACCGATCTCATTTCTTGAATCATTCCTCTGGACAATGTTGACATATTATGTCATTGGTTACAGTCCTGAGATGGGCAG GTTCATTCGCCAGTTCTTGATCTTATTTGCTTTACACCTTTCATGTATATCAATGTTCCGTGCTATAGCTGCTGTCTTTCGAGATTTTGTTGTTGCCACAACCGTTGGAAGCATCTCTATAGTGCTTCTCTCAGTATTCGGAGGATTTATTGTTCGAAAAC CCTCAATGCCTTCTTGGCTTGAGTGGGGATTCTGGCTTTCTCCATTGTCATATGCTGAGATTGGTCTAACTGCAAATGAATTTTTCGCTCCACGGTGGGGGAAG ATAACATCTGAAAACAGAACTTTGGGGGAACAAGTTCTAGATGCTCGCGGGTTGAACTTTGGAAATCAATCTTACTGGAATGCATTTGGCGCTTTGATTGGCTTCACACTCTTCTTCAATACTGTTTTTGCACTGGCCTTGACCTTTCTGAAGA CTTCACAGAGGTCTCGTGTGATTGTTTCTCATGAAAAGAACACTCAAAGCTCAGAGAATGATTCTAAAATTGCTTCCCGTTTCAAAAATGCATTGCCTTTCGAACCTCTAACTTTCACATTTCAAGACGtacaatatattattgagACTCCCCAG GGAAAGAAGCTGCAGCTTCTCTCTGGCGTTACAGGCGCATTCAAGCCTGGTGTTCTCACTGCTTTAATGGGTGTGAGTGGCGCTGGTAAAACGACTCTGCTGGATGTTCTTTCGGGAAGGAAAACCTTCGGTGACATTAAAGGACAGATTGAAGTAGGCGGTTACGTTAAGGTTCAAGACACATTTTCGCGGGTTTCAGGTTATTGCGAACAGTTTGATATCCATTCTCCCAACTTAACTGTCCAAGAGTCCCTGAAATACTCTGCTTGGCTTCGACTTACTTCTAACATCAGTTCAGAAACTAAGTGT GCAATAGTTAATGAAGTTCTTGAGACGATAGAGCTCGAGGAGATTAAAGATTCCATAGTAGGAATTCCTGGAATTAGCGGTTTAACAACAGAACAACGAAAAAGGCTAACAATAGCTGTGGAGCTTGTTTCCAATCCTTCAATAATATTTATGGATGAACCAACCACAGGATTAGATGCAAGAGCTGCTGCAATTGTAATGAGAGCTGTGAAGAACATTGCCGAGACTGGCAGAACTGTTGTTTGCACAATTCACCAGCCAAGCATAGATATCTTCGAAGCATTTGATGAG CTAATTCTGATGAAAAATGGAGGAAAAATTATCTATTACGGACCTCTTGGACAACATTCAAGCAAAGTTATTGAATACTTTATG AGGATTCATGGAGTTccaaaactgaaagaaaactCTAACCCAGCCACTTGGATACTTGACATTACTTCTAAATCATCAGAAGACAAACTTGGAGTTGATTTGGCACAAATGTACGAGGAATCGACTTTGTTTAA ggAGAACAAAATGGTAATTGAGCAAACGAGATGTACATCTTTGGGATCAGAAAGATTAATCTTGTCATCACGTTATGCTCAAACGAGTTGGGAACAATTCAAAGCATGCCTCTGGAAACAACATCTCTCTTATTGGAGAAACCCTTCCTACAACCTCACTCGCATCATTTTCATGTCTTTTACTTGTATGCTCTGTGGCATTCTTTTCTGGCAAAAAGCTAAGGAAAT AAACAATCAGCAAGATCTATTCAACGTATTTGGCTCAATGTTCACGGTGGTTCTATTCTCTGGAATAAACAATTGCTCAACAGTGTTATTTAGCGTTGCAACTGAACGAAATGTCTTCTACCGTGAAAGATTTTCCCGTATGTACAACTCATGGGCGTATTCACTTGCTCAG GTGTTGGTTGAAATTCCATACTCATTGTTCCAGTCTATTGTATATGTGATAATCGTATATCCTATGGTTGGCTATCACTGGTCGGTCTTCAAAGTGTTTTGGAGCTTCTACTCAATCTTCTGCACCTTGCTCATCTTCAACTATTTTGGCATGCTTTTAGTCGTGGTGACCCCAAACGTTCACATTGCTTTTACTCTCCGCTCTTCATTTTACGCAATCGTCAATCTCTTTGCTGGTTATGTCATGCCAAAACCT AACATTCCGAGGTGGTGGATTTGGATGTATTACTTGAGCCCGACGTCATGGGTTTTGAACGGATTGCTCACATCGCAGTATGGAGATatggagaaagagatattAGCATttggagaaaagaagaaagtttcaGATTTCTTGGAAGATTATTTTGGCTACAGATATGACTCTTTGGCTCTTGTAGCTGTTGTTCTTATTGCCTTCCCCATTCTCTTAGCATCTCTATTTGCCTTCTTCATTGGTAAACTCAATTTCCAAAAGAAGTGA
- the ABCG42 gene encoding ABC-2 and Plant PDR ABC-type transporter family protein (ABC-2 and Plant PDR ABC-type transporter family protein; FUNCTIONS IN: nucleoside-triphosphatase activity, ATPase activity, nucleotide binding, ATP binding; INVOLVED IN: biological_process unknown; LOCATED IN: membrane; CONTAINS InterPro DOMAIN/s: ATPase, AAA+ type, core (InterPro:IPR003593), ABC transporter-like (InterPro:IPR003439), Plant PDR ABC transporter associated (InterPro:IPR013581), ABC-2 type transporter (InterPro:IPR013525); BEST Arabidopsis thaliana protein match is: ABC-2 and Plant PDR ABC-type transporter family protein (TAIR:AT4G15236.1); Has 374708 Blast hits to 270086 proteins in 3960 species: Archae - 7613; Bacteria - 297947; Metazoa - 9730; Fungi - 8140; Plants - 7347; Viruses - 9; Other Eukaryotes - 43922 (source: NCBI BLink).) — translation MTMSQTDGVEFASRNTNENGHDDDDQLRSQWVAIERSPTFERITTALFCKRDEKGKKSQRRVMDVSKLDDLDRRLFIDDLIRHVENDNHVLLQKIRKRIDEVGIDLPKIEARFSDLFVEAECEVVYGKPIPTLWNAISSKLSRFMCSNQAKKISILKGVSGIIRPKRMTLLLGPPSCGKTTLLLALSGRLDPSLKTRGDISYNGHLFSEFVPEKTSSYVSQNDLHIPELSVRETLDFSGCFQGTGSRLEMTKEISRREKLKGIVPDPDIDAYMKAASIEGSKTNLQTDYILKILGLTICADTRVGDASRPGISGGQKRRLTTGEMIVGPIKTLFMDEISNGLDSSTTFQILSCLQQFARLSEGTILVSLLQPAPETFELFDDLILMGEGKIIYHGPRDFVCSFFEDCGFKCPNRKSVAEFLQEVISRKDQEQYWCHIEKTYCYVSIESFIEKFKKSDLGLELQDRLSKTYDKSQTQKDGLCFRKYSLSNWDMLKACSRREFLLMKRNSFVYVFKSGLLIFIGFIAMTVYLRTGSTRDSLHANYLMGSLFFSLFKLLADGLPELTLTISRIAVFCKQKELYFYPAWAYAIPSAILKIPISFLESFLWTMLTYYVIGYSPEMGRFIRQFLILFALHLSCISMFRAIAAVFRDFVVATTVGSISIVLLSVFGGFIVRKPSMPSWLEWGFWLSPLSYAEIGLTANEFFAPRWGKITSENRTLGEQVLDARGLNFGNQSYWNAFGALIGFTLFFNTVFALALTFLKTSQRSRVIVSHEKNTQSSENDSKIASRFKNALPFEPLTFTFQDVQYIIETPQGKKLQLLSGVTGAFKPGVLTALMGVSGAGKTTLLDVLSGRKTFGDIKGQIEVGGYVKVQDTFSRVSGYCEQFDIHSPNLTVQESLKYSAWLRLTSNISSETKCAIVNEVLETIELEEIKDSIVGIPGISGLTTEQRKRLTIAVELVSNPSIIFMDEPTTGLDARAAAIVMRAVKNIAETGRTVVCTIHQPSIDIFEAFDELILMKNGGKIIYYGPLGQHSSKVIEYFMRIHGVPKLKENSNPATWILDITSKSSEDKLGVDLAQMYEESTLFKENKMVIEQTRCTSLGSERLILSSRYAQTSWEQFKACLWKQHLSYWRNPSYNLTRIIFMSFTCMLCGILFWQKAKEINNQQDLFNVFGSMFTVVLFSGINNCSTVLFSVATERNVFYRERFSRMYNSWAYSLAQVLVEIPYSLFQSIVYVIIVYPMVGYHWSVFKVFWSFYSIFCTLLIFNYFGMLLVVVTPNVHIAFTLRSSFYAIVNLFAGYVMPKPNIPRWWIWMYYLSPTSWVLNGLLTSQYGDMEKEILAFGEKKKVSDFLEDYFGYRYDSLALVAVVLIAFPILLASLFAFFIGKLNFQKK, via the exons ATGACAATGTCTCAAACAGATGGAGTTGAGTTTGCTTCTAGGAACACTAATGAAAATGggcatgatgatgatgatcagcTTCGGTCTCAATGGGTTGCTATTGAGAGATCACCAACATTTGAAAGAATCACTACTGCTTTGTTCTGcaaaagagatgaaaaagggaagaaaagCCAGAGGCGAGTCATGGATGTTTCTAAACTTGATGATCTTGATAGACGCCTGTTTATTGATGATCTCATCAGACATGTTGAGAATGATAATCATGTCTTATTGCAAAAGATTAGGAAAAGAATTGACGA GGTTGGGATTGATTTACCAAAGATTGAAGCGAGGTTCAGTGATCTTTTCGTCGAAGCAGAGTGTGAGGTTGTTTACGGAAAGCCTATCCCAACTCTTTGGAATGCTATTTCAAGCAAACTATCT AGATTCATGTGTTCAAATCAAGCAAAGAAGATCAGCATCTTGAAAGGTGTCAGTGGCATCATAAGGCCTAAAAG AATGACTTTGTTGCTTGGTCCTCCTAGCTGTGGTAAAACCACTCTACTACTCGCATTATCTGGAAGACTCGACCCTTCTTTAAAG ACTAGAGGAGACATTAGTTACAACGGTCACTTATTTTCGGAGTTTGTTCCTGAGAAAACATCGAGTTACGTAAGTCAGAACGATCTGCATATTCCAGAGCTTAGTGTAAGAGAGACACTCGATTTTTCGGGATGTTTTCAAGGCACGGGAAGCCGTTTAG AAATGACGAAAGAGATTAGTAGAAGGGAGAAACTGAAAGGGATTGTACCAGATCCTGATATAGATGCATACATGAAG GCAGCTTCTATTGAGggttcaaaaacaaatctgcaAACCGACTATATCTTAAAA ATCCTAGGACTCACTATCTGTGCAGATACACGTGTTGGAGATGCTTCGAGACCAGGAATATCTGGTGGCCAAAAGAGAAGATTAACTACAG GTGAGATGATTGTAGGTCCAATCAAAACTCTGTTCATGGATGAAATCTCGAATGGTTTGGATAGCTCAACTACATTCCAGATTCTATCATGTCTCCAACAGTTTGCACGTCTATCTGAAGGAACCATACTGGTTTCACTGCTTCAGCCTGCACCAGAAACGTTTGAGCTTTTCGACGATTTGATTCTTATGGGAGAAGGAAAGATAATCTATCACGGTCCACGGGATTTTGTATGTAGTTTCTTTGAGGATTGTGGATTTAAATGTCCAAACAGGAAATCTGTTGCTGAATTCCTTCAGGAG GTTATCTCAAGGAAAGATCAAGAACAATATTGGTGTCACATagaaaaaacatattgttATGTCTCTATTGAGTCATTTAttgagaaatttaaaaaatctgaTCTTGGGCTAGAACTACAAGACAGACTCTCCAAGACATATGACAAGTCTCAGACTCAAAAGGATGGATTGTGCTTTAGAAAATACTCACTTAGTAACTGGGATATGCTTAAAGCTTGCTCAAGGAGAGAATTTCTTCTGATGAAACGTAACTCTTTCGTTTACGTATTCAAATCTGGACTT TTAATTTTCATTGGATTCATTGCAATGACTGTTTATCTACGGACTGGGTCTACAAGAGATTCTCTTCATGCTAATTATCTTATGggttctttgttcttctctctctttaaacTTCTTGCTGATGGACTTCCAGAACTCACATTGACAATCTCGAGAATTGCCGTGTTCTGCAAGCAAAAGGAGCTATACTTTTATCCTGCTTGGGCATATGCAATTCCTTCTGCTATTTTGAAGATACCGATCTCATTTCTTGAATCATTCCTCTGGACAATGTTGACATATTATGTCATTGGTTACAGTCCTGAGATGGGCAG GTTCATTCGCCAGTTCTTGATCTTATTTGCTTTACACCTTTCATGTATATCAATGTTCCGTGCTATAGCTGCTGTCTTTCGAGATTTTGTTGTTGCCACAACCGTTGGAAGCATCTCTATAGTGCTTCTCTCAGTATTCGGAGGATTTATTGTTCGAAAAC CCTCAATGCCTTCTTGGCTTGAGTGGGGATTCTGGCTTTCTCCATTGTCATATGCTGAGATTGGTCTAACTGCAAATGAATTTTTCGCTCCACGGTGGGGGAAG ATAACATCTGAAAACAGAACTTTGGGGGAACAAGTTCTAGATGCTCGCGGGTTGAACTTTGGAAATCAATCTTACTGGAATGCATTTGGCGCTTTGATTGGCTTCACACTCTTCTTCAATACTGTTTTTGCACTGGCCTTGACCTTTCTGAAGA CTTCACAGAGGTCTCGTGTGATTGTTTCTCATGAAAAGAACACTCAAAGCTCAGAGAATGATTCTAAAATTGCTTCCCGTTTCAAAAATGCATTGCCTTTCGAACCTCTAACTTTCACATTTCAAGACGtacaatatattattgagACTCCCCAG GGAAAGAAGCTGCAGCTTCTCTCTGGCGTTACAGGCGCATTCAAGCCTGGTGTTCTCACTGCTTTAATGGGTGTGAGTGGCGCTGGTAAAACGACTCTGCTGGATGTTCTTTCGGGAAGGAAAACCTTCGGTGACATTAAAGGACAGATTGAAGTAGGCGGTTACGTTAAGGTTCAAGACACATTTTCGCGGGTTTCAGGTTATTGCGAACAGTTTGATATCCATTCTCCCAACTTAACTGTCCAAGAGTCCCTGAAATACTCTGCTTGGCTTCGACTTACTTCTAACATCAGTTCAGAAACTAAGTGT GCAATAGTTAATGAAGTTCTTGAGACGATAGAGCTCGAGGAGATTAAAGATTCCATAGTAGGAATTCCTGGAATTAGCGGTTTAACAACAGAACAACGAAAAAGGCTAACAATAGCTGTGGAGCTTGTTTCCAATCCTTCAATAATATTTATGGATGAACCAACCACAGGATTAGATGCAAGAGCTGCTGCAATTGTAATGAGAGCTGTGAAGAACATTGCCGAGACTGGCAGAACTGTTGTTTGCACAATTCACCAGCCAAGCATAGATATCTTCGAAGCATTTGATGAG CTAATTCTGATGAAAAATGGAGGAAAAATTATCTATTACGGACCTCTTGGACAACATTCAAGCAAAGTTATTGAATACTTTATG AGGATTCATGGAGTTccaaaactgaaagaaaactCTAACCCAGCCACTTGGATACTTGACATTACTTCTAAATCATCAGAAGACAAACTTGGAGTTGATTTGGCACAAATGTACGAGGAATCGACTTTGTTTAA ggAGAACAAAATGGTAATTGAGCAAACGAGATGTACATCTTTGGGATCAGAAAGATTAATCTTGTCATCACGTTATGCTCAAACGAGTTGGGAACAATTCAAAGCATGCCTCTGGAAACAACATCTCTCTTATTGGAGAAACCCTTCCTACAACCTCACTCGCATCATTTTCATGTCTTTTACTTGTATGCTCTGTGGCATTCTTTTCTGGCAAAAAGCTAAGGAAAT AAACAATCAGCAAGATCTATTCAACGTATTTGGCTCAATGTTCACGGTGGTTCTATTCTCTGGAATAAACAATTGCTCAACAGTGTTATTTAGCGTTGCAACTGAACGAAATGTCTTCTACCGTGAAAGATTTTCCCGTATGTACAACTCATGGGCGTATTCACTTGCTCAG GTGTTGGTTGAAATTCCATACTCATTGTTCCAGTCTATTGTATATGTGATAATCGTATATCCTATGGTTGGCTATCACTGGTCGGTCTTCAAAGTGTTTTGGAGCTTCTACTCAATCTTCTGCACCTTGCTCATCTTCAACTATTTTGGCATGCTTTTAGTCGTGGTGACCCCAAACGTTCACATTGCTTTTACTCTCCGCTCTTCATTTTACGCAATCGTCAATCTCTTTGCTGGTTATGTCATGCCAAAACCT AACATTCCGAGGTGGTGGATTTGGATGTATTACTTGAGCCCGACGTCATGGGTTTTGAACGGATTGCTCACATCGCAGTATGGAGATatggagaaagagatattAGCATttggagaaaagaagaaagtttcaGATTTCTTGGAAGATTATTTTGGCTACAGATATGACTCTTTGGCTCTTGTAGCTGTTGTTCTTATTGCCTTCCCCATTCTCTTAGCATCTCTATTTGCCTTCTTCATTGGTAAACTCAATTTCCAAAAGAAGTGA